Proteins encoded together in one Apteryx mantelli isolate bAptMan1 chromosome 31, bAptMan1.hap1, whole genome shotgun sequence window:
- the LOC136994620 gene encoding claw keratin-like: MSCSALSALSPYGVAAPAPVADAYNEPCVQQCPDSTVVIQPPPTVLTLPGPILSSFPQHSGVSSVGAPVVGGGYGGTFGGFGGLGGGFGGLGGGFGGLGGGFGGLGGFGGSGRLGGFGGSGGFGSCGSRGLGLGRRYLGGSCGPC, encoded by the coding sequence atgtcctgctccgccttgtccgccttgtctccctacggggtggccgccccggccccggtggctgatgcctacaacgagccctgcgtgcagcagtgccctgactccaccgtggtgatccagcccccgcccacagtgctcaccttacctggacccatcctcagctccttcccgcagcacagcggcgtcagctcggtgggagcccctgttgttggagggggctacggtggcacctttggaggctttggaggccttggaggtggctttggaggccttggaggtggctttggaggccttggaggcggctttggaggccttggaggctttgggggttccggccgccttgggggcttcgggggctctgggggctttgggagctgtggttcCAGGGGCCTGGGCCTTGGCCGCCGCTACCTCGGCGGCAGCTGCGGACCCTGCTAA
- the LOC136994638 gene encoding claw keratin-like has protein sequence MSCSALSALSPYGVAAPAPVADAYNEPCVQQCPDSTVVIQPPPTVLTLPGPILSSFPQHSGISSVGAPVVGGGYGGTFGGFGGLGGGFGGLGGGFGGLGGGFGGLGGFGGSGRLGGFGGSGGFGSCGSRGLGLGRRYLGGSCGPC, from the coding sequence atgtcctgctccgccttgtccgccttgtctccctacggggtggccgccccggccccggtggctgatgcctacaacgagccctgcgtgcagcagtgccctgactccaccgtggtgatccagcccccgcccacagtgctcaccttacctggacccatcctcagctccttcccgcagcacagcggcatcagctcggtgggagcccctgttgttggagggggctacggtggcacctttggaggctttggaggccttggaggtggctttggaggccttggaggtggctttggaggccttggaggcggctttggaggccttggaggctttgggggttccggccgccttgggggcttcgggggctctgggggctttgggagctgtggttcCAGGGGCCTGGGCCTTGGCCGCCGCTACCTCGGCGGCAGCTGCGGACCCTGCTAA